The window CGATCTTGCCCGTGCGGACGGCAACGTGGTAGCCGCCCTCGTGGAAGGCGGAGGTGGTACCCATTGCGCCGCCGGCGACGGCGATGTTCGCGCCGACGGGGGAGTCGATCGGGCGCGTCGAGGAGATCGGATAGGTTTCGGTTCCCTTAGATTTGCCGCGGTCCTCGACGATCGGGATGTCCGCCTCGATATCATACTCGTCGCCGTACTCGCGCTCGAGGAGGCGGCGGATGTACTCCGATCCTGAAGGAAGTTGGTCGTCGTCGCTGTCGAGCAGTTTGTAAGCGGCGGGGTTATCGACGTCCTCGAGTTCCATCCCGATGGGCATCGTCAGGCCGACGCGGGCGACCGTGTCGTCGTTGGGGAAGACCCAGGGGTAAGCGGTTTCGCCGGGCATGTAGCCCCACCAGAACTTGAGTCGGTCTTTGAACTCGTCGAACAGCTCGGGGGGGAAGTCCCGATACTCCTGGTAGGCAATGTGGTTCGCTTCGGGCGGCGAGAGGTAGTCGGAGACGCTCCGGCCGGGGGCCGTGAACTGATCGAGCGCATCGAGGGTGATTCGGCGCTGCGGGCCGTCCGCGAGGATGACGTACTGGGCCTCGAGTTGCTCGCCGTTCGAGAGCGTCAGCGTGTGGGTCGGCCCCTTCGGACTCGAGGCGCGGAGGTCGGTCTCGAGGTCCGTAACGCTCGTGCCGACGCGCAGGTCGGCACCGGCGTCTTCGGCGCGCTCGTAGAGCCAGTCGTCCATCCGGGCGCGGTGGAAGGTGTAGCCGAACTTCGGATAGGTAGCGTCCATCCCCGTCGTCGAAATCTCGACGGCGCTGTTGGGGCCGATGAACTCGGTGGCCTCGAGTTCCCGGAGGATGACGTCGTCGGGAATCTCCCGATAGTCAAAGTCCATGATGTCGATCCAGTAGTCGAGCATGCCGGCGGCGTCGGTGGAGTCAGGGCCGAGGTCCTCGCGGTCTTCCCGCGGGACGCCCTGTTCGAAGAGCACCGTCTCGGCGCCGTGGGCGGCTGCCCGCTCAGCTGCGGACGCACCCGCGGGGCCACCGCCGACGATCGCGACAGCAACGCGTTCCATACACCAGTGGCACTCAGTGGGGCGTATTAAACCGCATGAAATTCGCGGCGACGGAGAGTTTCGGCTGCTCGCGAGCGGGTCCCGAATCGACTGGTCGAACATTCGTCGATGCGCTATGATCGTTCCTCGAGAGCGCTCTGTCTGGACACTTGCGGACTCGAGTACGCTACCCTGCCGAACCGTCGTTGCAGTGCGACATCGGATCTGGGATGAACGTTTTTGACGGTTCCCCTCGAGACCACGACCGGGAACATGAGTGAACGCGACAGCGATGGCGACGGTGACGACGAAAGCGACGCCGACGTGCTCGTTCTCCGGCGGGGAACGCACGGCGTCCCGGTCGAACAGTACGCCGCGGCGATCCGCGAGCGGCTTCCCGATCGGACCGTGCGGCTCGCGCGAACGCCGGCCGAGGAGCGCGAGGCGATCCGCAACGCCCAGTACGTCACCGGAATGACCCTCGAGGAAGATCTCCTCGAGGGCGCAGAGCACCTCGAGGTGTTCGCCTGCGCGTACGCGGGCACCGGCCACCTGCCGATGGACCGACTCGAGGAGCGGGGCGTGACGGTAACGAACGCGTCGGGCGTGCACGGGCCGAACATCGGCGAACACGTGCTCGGCGCGATTCTCCACTTTACCCGCCGGTTCCACGTCGCGGAGCGCAGACAGCGCCGCCGGGAGTGGCGCCACTACCAGGCCCACGAACTCGCGGAGTCGACCGTAACGATCGTCGGCCTCGGCGCGATCGGGCAGGCAGTCGCGGAGCGCCTCGAGCCCTTCGACGTCGAGACGGTCGGCGTCCGCTACACGCCCGAGAAGGGCGGGCCGACGGACGAGGTGATCGGATTCGAGGGCGACGCGTTCGACGACGCACTGGCACGGACGGACTACCTCGTGTTGGCCTGCCCGCTGACCGAGACGACCCGCGGGCTGGTCGACCGCGAGGAATTCGTGACGATCGATCCCGAAGCGGTGCTGGTCAACGTCGCTCGGGGGCCGGTCGTCGATACCGACGCGCTCGTCGAGGCGCTGCGCGGGAATCAGATTCGCGGGGCCTCGCTGGACGTGACGGATCCCGAGCCCCTGCCGGAGGAGCACCCGCTCTGGAACTTCGGGAACGTCCAGATCACGCCGCACAACGCCGGACACACGCCGAAGTACTACGATCGGCTGGCTAATATCGTCGCCGAGAACGCCCGCCGGTTCGACGAGGGCGGGTCGGGCGCAGAGTTTGAGAATCAGGTCAGTTTCAGTTCCTGAGCGCGAGCGAGACCGGTACGCGACTGCGATCGGAGTACTAGGAGACGACACCGATCTCGCGTGTACCTTTTTGACGCCACACCGCCAAGCGCCGGTATGATTCAGGGACTCGATTCCGCTCGTGGATCGCTTCCGAACGATGCGACGCCGATGCACGGAGAGGGTCGTCGATGACGCTCTCGTTCGACGGGACGATCGTCGTCCCGGTTGGGGATCCCGACGATGGAGAGCGGACCGCGGCGGCGCTGGCCCCTTACCTCGAGCCGACGAGCACGGTTGTCATCATCAACGTGATCGAGAAGGCCGGGGGCGCGCCGGACAAGGCGTCGATGGAACAGCGCGAGGAGTACGCCGAAGAGATATTCGATCGCACGCGAGAACCGTTCGCGGAATCGCCGGCGTCCGTCGAGACGGCGATCCTGTACGGTACCGATGTTGTCGACCGTATCTTCGCAGAAGCGACGGATCGAAACGCTGACGCCGTCGTCTTCGTTCCACGGGAGGGGAGCCGCTTCGTCGAGTTGCTGACCGGGAGTGTAGCTCGTCGACTGGTGAAGGAGGCGTCGATGCCGGTCGTCGCGCTGCCTCGCGGCGTATCCGAAAACTAGCGGTAGAGTGCCGTCGATGGCTTCGGGTTACGCCACGGTTGCGCTCTCGAGTGACTCCGTCTGGGCCAGCAGTTCCGAACCGCGGTCGCGGAGGGAGACGGTGTTCGCGTCGATGTCGAAGTCGACGGCGCCGGCGTCCGCCAGTTTCGGAACGTGAACGTGGCGAAGCGAGATCTGGACGCGTCGACGCGTCCCGAGGAGCGCATCGCCCCACTCGGCGAGTCGGCTGCTCGGGTGCGCTGCGTCCCGGTCGCCGCCCTCGCGTTCGATCGTCAGGTGGTCGGCGAGTTCGGCGAGTGCAACCGGTGACTCGTTGTCGGCCAGATATCGGAGGACAGCACGGCGGTGTGGGTCGGCGAGTGCGCCGAACGACTCCGTCTCGCCTGTCTCGTCGGGTTCGGCGCCGTCGGAAACTGTAGTATCGGCGTCGGCGCCGGGTGTCGACAGGGATTCGGCGTCGGAAACCACGGGGATCATACCTGCTGTTGGGGGGGTTCGTACTTGTGCCCGCCGCCAAAGTGTGCAGGGTGGTCGACGGCGCCGATCGCTCGAGTCGGATTCGACGGTCACCGAACAGACAGCACAAAGAGGACGAATGCGCCCGAAACCGCAGCTGGCCGCGTTAGCCTCGAACGCGTTAGATGTAGCCGTTCTCGAGCAGCAGTTCGCCGTTCAGGACGCTGGCGCCGGCGGCGCCGCGGATCGTGTTGTGGGCCAGGCAGTTGTACTGCAGGCCGAACGGCGACTCCTGAAGGCCGCCGGCGGCGATGGCCATCCCGTCGCCGAGCGTGCGGTCCATCCGGGGCTGGGGCCGGTCCGGTTCCTCGAAGACGTGGATGAGCGGGTCGGGCGAGGACCGCAGATCCAGCGAGGGGTACTCGCGCATGGCCTCGGCGGCCGCGTCCGCGGTCAGGTCGTCCTCGGTTTCGACCCAGACGTTCTCGAGGTGGCCGTCGATGGTCGGGATGCGGTTACAGGAGGCCGAGACGGCCATGCTGTTGTGAGAGAGTTCGGCGCCGTCGAAGTCGCCGAGCAGCTTGCGCGACTCGGTCTCGAGTTTGTCCTCCTCGCTGCCGATGAAGGGGATGGCGTTGTCGATGATCTCCATCGAGGTGACGCCGTCGTAGCCCGCGCCGGAGACGGCCTGCAGGGTCGAGACGTGGACCTTCTCGAGGCCGTACTCCGCCAGCGCGGCCAGGGTCGGGACGAAGGTGATCGTCGAGCAGTTGGGGTTCTTTACCATCGCGCCGTCCCAGCCGCGCTCGTCGCGTTGGACCTCGAGCAGGTCGAGGTGGTCGGCGTTGACCTCCGGGATGACGAGCGGGATGTC is drawn from Halopiger aswanensis and contains these coding sequences:
- a CDS encoding NAD(P)/FAD-dependent oxidoreductase; the encoded protein is MERVAVAIVGGGPAGASAAERAAAHGAETVLFEQGVPREDREDLGPDSTDAAGMLDYWIDIMDFDYREIPDDVILRELEATEFIGPNSAVEISTTGMDATYPKFGYTFHRARMDDWLYERAEDAGADLRVGTSVTDLETDLRASSPKGPTHTLTLSNGEQLEAQYVILADGPQRRITLDALDQFTAPGRSVSDYLSPPEANHIAYQEYRDFPPELFDEFKDRLKFWWGYMPGETAYPWVFPNDDTVARVGLTMPIGMELEDVDNPAAYKLLDSDDDQLPSGSEYIRRLLEREYGDEYDIEADIPIVEDRGKSKGTETYPISSTRPIDSPVGANIAVAGGAMGTTSAFHEGGYHVAVRTGKIAGRLAGTDSLENYNDIWKRAIGDEILRNVAFADIVEEYQPDDWDHAFNIINQMQGENGNDSLFSRTYSAGLGATKLLASYKKRKFQYRDGRYVQLPEDEYFY
- a CDS encoding D-2-hydroxyacid dehydrogenase encodes the protein MSERDSDGDGDDESDADVLVLRRGTHGVPVEQYAAAIRERLPDRTVRLARTPAEEREAIRNAQYVTGMTLEEDLLEGAEHLEVFACAYAGTGHLPMDRLEERGVTVTNASGVHGPNIGEHVLGAILHFTRRFHVAERRQRRREWRHYQAHELAESTVTIVGLGAIGQAVAERLEPFDVETVGVRYTPEKGGPTDEVIGFEGDAFDDALARTDYLVLACPLTETTRGLVDREEFVTIDPEAVLVNVARGPVVDTDALVEALRGNQIRGASLDVTDPEPLPEEHPLWNFGNVQITPHNAGHTPKYYDRLANIVAENARRFDEGGSGAEFENQVSFSS
- a CDS encoding universal stress protein, with the protein product MTLSFDGTIVVPVGDPDDGERTAAALAPYLEPTSTVVIINVIEKAGGAPDKASMEQREEYAEEIFDRTREPFAESPASVETAILYGTDVVDRIFAEATDRNADAVVFVPREGSRFVELLTGSVARRLVKEASMPVVALPRGVSEN
- a CDS encoding DUF7344 domain-containing protein, with the protein product MIPVVSDAESLSTPGADADTTVSDGAEPDETGETESFGALADPHRRAVLRYLADNESPVALAELADHLTIEREGGDRDAAHPSSRLAEWGDALLGTRRRVQISLRHVHVPKLADAGAVDFDIDANTVSLRDRGSELLAQTESLESATVA
- the asd gene encoding aspartate-semialdehyde dehydrogenase — translated: MAVRVGVLGATGAVGQRLIQLLDPHPDFEIAALTASESSAGKTYRQAAKWRVDSPIPEDVAEMTVRETDPDDVPNDVDLIFSSLPSSVGAEVEPPFCEAGYVVSSNSSNGRMDDDIPLVIPEVNADHLDLLEVQRDERGWDGAMVKNPNCSTITFVPTLAALAEYGLEKVHVSTLQAVSGAGYDGVTSMEIIDNAIPFIGSEEDKLETESRKLLGDFDGAELSHNSMAVSASCNRIPTIDGHLENVWVETEDDLTADAAAEAMREYPSLDLRSSPDPLIHVFEEPDRPQPRMDRTLGDGMAIAAGGLQESPFGLQYNCLAHNTIRGAAGASVLNGELLLENGYI